From the Saccharomonospora marina XMU15 genome, the window CCGATGAGCGGCAACGGATCGACCGCCGTGCTGTACGACAACGCGACCGCAGAACTGTCCGTCTCGCTCGTGCCTGCTCAAGCGGAGCTGATTGAGCGGCTCCTCCTGTGCGAAGGCGATCCGTGTACGGCCGCCGCTTTGCTGCGGGCGGCGCGGCAGCCGCACGTCGCGACCAACGAACCCGGCGCGGCCGCCATCCGGGCACTGCGACCACCGGCGCACGTCGACCTACCCGCCGCGCTGCTGCGCATAGCGCGCGCCGTCGACAGCGAAACCGAAGCCCTCTACCGCCGCAAGGACAGCGGCGACACCGGCGTCCTTGCGCTGCTGCGCTCCATCGCCTTGCGCCTGCTGGAACTCGGGTTCACGGTTGCCGAGGAAGGTGGGATCGAATGCCGCGACATCGAGGAGGCGATCGCACAGGCGTACGGCTTCTCGGCACAGCGGTCCGGCGCCGATATCTGACCACCCGGGTGGAGGCGGAGGGCACGAATGGCAGCCAGACGTTTCGAGAGTGCGGTGATGTCCTTCGCCGAAGATCGGCGATCAGCGCGATCTTGCTGAGACCGATCAACGGGGCGCGAGCCGCCAGGTGTGCTGGTCGAACCAGACGGTGTGGGTGTCGGGTGTGACGGTGAGCCCGAACGAGTCCCAGCCTGGCCTTCCGAGGTCGTTCCAGGTGCGGTGTGCCTGCTCGACGAAGCGCCAGAGGCGGCGGGGTCCGCCTTCGGCGACCTCATGCTGTCCGTCGTGGGTGGCGAGGGCGATCTCGGCCCAGGAGCCGTCCGGGGTGGCGATCCAGGATGCGGTCGGTGGGGTGCCGCTGTAGGCGGGAATGGCGCCGCCCTCGGGGAGGGTGTAGCCGTAGGCGATCTCGGCACCGAGTTCGAAGGAGGCGAGGAACCAGACCAGCAGCGAGTTCCAGGGGGTGTTCGGGTCGAGGCTGGTGGTGCGGTGTTCGGCTTGGTCGTGGTCGCGTTCGACGCGGAATCCGGCCGGGTTGTCGCCTGGCGTGTGCCGCAGATCCATGAACGCGGCGTAGGTCGCGTCGAACCGGCCTTCCGCGCGGTTCTCGGCGGTGCGGGTGAGGCGGACGAGGCTGCCTGCGCCGGGCGCGGGTTTGAGGTCGGTCAGGATCACTCCGCCTGGCCGGACCTGCTCGACCCAGGCCCGCGGGATCGCGGGGACGGCGCAGGTGGCGATGATCGCGTCGAACGGCGCGTGTTCCGGCAGCCCGGCCGCTCCGTCGCAGGCGACCAGCGTCGGGTGATAGCCGAGTCCGGCAAGCCGCTGGCGGGCCAGCTCGACGAGGTCGGCCTCGACGTCGACCGAGTAGACCTGCTCGTCGCCGAGCCGGTGCGCCAGGAGGCCGGCGTTGTAGCCGGTGCCGGTGCCGACTTCCAGCACCCGCGAACCGTCGGTGAGGTGCAGAGCTTCGATCATGCGGGTCATCAACCCTGGCTGGGTCGACGACGACAGCACCGTCGTGCCGCCGGTCGCGGTCGGGGCGAGCGCGGTGATCAGCGCGGTGTTGGCGTAGACGGCGGCGAGGTCGTCGACGCTGGCGCGCTGCGCCCAGCTGCCGTCCGAGGTCTGCTGGTGGTACGTGGGGACGAACGCGTGCCGGGGAACCGCTCGGACGGCGTCGACCAGACGCGGGTCGGTGAGCTTGCCCGCCGCGGCCAACTCGTCGGCGAGCCGCTGCGCGTGCGGCTCCCACTCGACGTCAGTGGTGGTGTTCGTTGTGGTCACGGGCGTCCCCTTGGGTGGGTGAGCAGGTCGGCCAGGGCCGTGGTGATCGGTGCCCCGGTCTGGGCTTCCAGCCAGCCGTACTGGCCGGAGCTGTTCGATTCCAGGAACCACCATCGCCCCTCGGCATCGATGGCGAAATCCACTGCGGCGTAGGCCAGACCCAGGGTATCCAGGTAGCGGCGCAGGCCCTTCTCAACATTCGGCGGTGTATCGACGAGCTGGTAGCGCAACGCGGTGAAATCGGCCCGCCAGTCCATCCGCGCCGCCGGCGAGTCCGCGGTGATCGCGATGGTGAACATCCGCTCGCCGATCACGATCACCCGTGCTTCGCGGGTCTTGGTCTTTCCTGAACCCGGTTCAGGTGCCGGTCAACGGAGGCGGTACACGTTCGGCGAAGGCGGCACGATCAAGCGCGGCCATCACGACATCCCGGCAAGGAGTTCGTCGTGAGCCTGGCGGGCCGTCGGCTCGACGTCGTACCAATGGAGCGCGGCTGCGCCTGCCCGATCGCGTCGTGCCCAGGGAACAGGGCGCGGTTGCCCCGTAGGCTGGAAACCGTGCGGATGAGGCCGACCCTGACCTGGACACCGACCGGTGTGCCCGCGCCCGTG encodes:
- a CDS encoding methyltransferase domain-containing protein, producing MTTTNTTTDVEWEPHAQRLADELAAAGKLTDPRLVDAVRAVPRHAFVPTYHQQTSDGSWAQRASVDDLAAVYANTALITALAPTATGGTTVLSSSTQPGLMTRMIEALHLTDGSRVLEVGTGTGYNAGLLAHRLGDEQVYSVDVEADLVELARQRLAGLGYHPTLVACDGAAGLPEHAPFDAIIATCAVPAIPRAWVEQVRPGGVILTDLKPAPGAGSLVRLTRTAENRAEGRFDATYAAFMDLRHTPGDNPAGFRVERDHDQAEHRTTSLDPNTPWNSLLVWFLASFELGAEIAYGYTLPEGGAIPAYSGTPPTASWIATPDGSWAEIALATHDGQHEVAEGGPRRLWRFVEQAHRTWNDLGRPGWDSFGLTVTPDTHTVWFDQHTWRLAPR